Proteins encoded by one window of Xenopus tropicalis strain Nigerian chromosome 6, UCB_Xtro_10.0, whole genome shotgun sequence:
- the tomm7 gene encoding mitochondrial import receptor subunit TOM7 homolog → MPELSKESKQRLQKVFKCGQFTIRWGFIPLVLYLGFKRGADPGMPEPTVLSLLWG, encoded by the exons ATGCCTGAGCTCAGCAAAGAATCCAAGCAGCGCCTGCAGAAAGTCTTTAAATGCGGGCAGTTCACCATCCGCTGGGGCTTTATCCCATTGGTCCTGTATTTAG GATTTAAAAGAGGAGCGGATCCAGGAATGCCAGAACCAACCGTACTCAG